The proteins below are encoded in one region of Rhinolophus sinicus isolate RSC01 linkage group LG07, ASM3656204v1, whole genome shotgun sequence:
- the REELD1 gene encoding LOW QUALITY PROTEIN: reelin domain-containing protein 1 (The sequence of the model RefSeq protein was modified relative to this genomic sequence to represent the inferred CDS: inserted 2 bases in 1 codon; deleted 1 base in 1 codon; substituted 4 bases at 4 genomic stop codons): MRVSAALTGWACASLCLASSXSTFYHGASSAACEDMWPKHIQAQPRNPRTHHITIHTSRPLYSGGDTALRERPQGASETXRQIPMTVRNSRDFMGFLLQARRVSNHQIAGTFVFLPPHSKLMTCSEEADTVTDSDKSRKRNLSFEWKAPAQPVGDMRFLXEIVQSYFVYWARIESSILSQQIHSGAHFDGRMESGSPMPILQQKPEGTEGTSPAPSLATTLLQQHADTLAVALTGAADEDSVHPVPASTRVSEFPGGAETLFQPSSHVATAVSNGQPPSRESNLTLEPSLDVHGLENQEILLEGLCSQPYMSILPFKTQDDASFDSLETXLPSDMDEQDKMEAFNRTVRRPSLHTARLTHPRHLWSCEALAGNGAGETSQPLSSTPCPSQTTRASRPSASFLPQSKHKEPSVEKRNGEGGVSYPRKTNPRPEAGQERASALLGIQLENPQLGILLCLSATLGVVLAAGLCYLHTQYCHKWRVMSFRELAREAVAMNDDSETXHVRQIGENSFVLAEAEYNWIAPSVGSKKTVL; the protein is encoded by the exons ATGAGGGTCTCCGCTGCCCTAACAGGCTGGGCTTGTGCCTCCCTCTGCCTGGCTTCCAGCTAGTCCACCTTTTACCATGGTGCCAGCTCGGCAGCCTGTGAGGACATGTGGCCCAAACACATTCAAGCCCAGCCTCGGAACCCCAGGACCCACCACATCACCATTCACACCAGCAGGCCTTTGTACTCAGGAGGTGACACAGCTTTGAGAGAGAGACCCCAGGGAGCCTCAGAGACCTAGAGACAAATTCCAA TGACAGTGAGGAACAGTCGTGATTTCATGGGATTTCTACTTCAGGCTCGAAGAGTGTCCAATCATCAAATAGCTGGCACTTTCgttttccttcctcctcattcCAAACTGATGACTTGTTCTGAAGAGGCTGACACAGTCACCGACTCTGACAAGTCCCGGAAGAGAAACCTGTCCTTTGAGTGGAAGGCCCCTGCCCAGCCGGTGGGAGACATGAGATTCCTGTAAGAGA TAGTCCAGTCATATTTCGTATACTGGGCAAGGATTGAATCATCTATTCTGTCTCAACAGATACACAGCGGAGCCCATTTTGATGGCCGCATGGAGTCCGGCTCACCAATGCCAATCCTGCAGCAGAAGCCAGAAGGTACTGAAGGAACTTCTCCAG CTCCCAGTCTTGCCACCACTCTTCTACAGCAGCATGCAGACACCTTGGCTGTTGCCCTCACTGGAGCTGCAGACGAGGACAGCGTACATCCTGTTCCTGCCAGTACTCGGGTATCAGAGTTTCCTGGGGGTGCAGAGACTCTGTTCCAACCATCTTCACATGTTGCAACTGCAGTCAGCAATGGCCAGCCACCCAGCAGGGAGAGCAACCTTACCCTAGAGCCCTCCCTGGATGTCCATGGGCTGGAGAATCAGGAGATTCTTCTTGAAGGGCTTTGCTCCCAGCCCTA CATGTCTATTCTTCCCTTTAAGACTCAGGATGATGCAAGCTTTGATTCACTAGAAACTTGATTGCCCTCGGATATGGATGAACAG GACAAGATGGAGGCCTTTAACAGGACTGTGAGGAGGCCTTCTCTGCACACTGCCCGTCTGACCCATCCTCGGCACCTCTGGTCCTGTGAGGCACTTGCTGGGAATGGGGCCGGGGAGACAAGCCAACCCCTGTCTTCCACACCTTGCCCCTCCCAGACCACCCGT GCATCAAGGCCCTCTGCCAGCTTCTTGCCTCAGTCAAAGCACAAGGAGCCCAGCgtagagaagagaaatggagaggGTGGAGTGAGTTACCCCAGGAAAACCAACCCCAGGCCTGAGGCTGGGCAAGAGAGAGCCAGTGCCCTTTTGGGGATCCAGCTCGAGAATCCCCAGCTGGGAATCCTGCTTTGCCTTTCAGCCACGTTGGGCGTGGTTTTGGCTGCTGGCCTTTGCTACCTTCACACCCAGTATTGCCACAAGTGGAGGGTGATGTCCTTCCGTGAGCTTGCCCGGGAGGCTGTTGCCATGAACGATGACAGTGAGAC GCATGTCAGGCAGATCGGGGAGAACAGTTTTGTTTTGGCTGAAGCAGAATACAACTGGATCGCTCCCTCTGTGGGTAGCAAGAAAACAGTCCTCTGA